The nucleotide window AAAAAAGTGGTTTACTCTATCATTTTTTATAAAAAAGGAGGTTAATGTTAGGCTAAACGCTCATGAAGGTTAAAGAGTGTAGTATCGGTTACTAACCCTTTATCGCTATGCAAGGCGGTGCCCAAAAGCTTGTAATATGGTGACGGTTGGAATGATGAGGGTGCTATCGGCAATAACGTCGGGGCTACGGAGGAGTACTTTTTAGCCTACAAAACACTATTATATCAAGTGAAGGTAGACGTCCACCAACACCTGGGGATAAGGGGTATAAGAGCTGAGGAAATAAGGGACTTATTCGACTACATAGTCCTGAACCCAGCCTACAAGTACGCTTGTATGTGCTGTGTGGACGGTTTTTACCAACAGTACTTGTGGAATAAAGGGAGGGGTTACCTGCAGCTCGGTATTTATAACCCTAAGTGTAGGGTCCCAGCTGAGGTAGAGCTGGGGAGGCAATACGATAAGGGCATCGTGGGGATTGTCTTAAACCCCATAAACCACGACTTTTACCTGAGGGAAGCAGGGAGGGTATTCCAATTCGCCGAAGACCACGACTTACCGCTCTTCATATATACGGGTAAGGGGAAGGGGAACCCCGCAGACCTCAAAGGTGTACTGGAGGAGTTCAAGGTGAAGGTAGTCCTCCTGAGGTCTGGGTACCCCGACTACGTCAAAGAGGCCAAAGAGCTGGTAAAGGACGAAAGGGTGTTCGGCGAAGTCTCTTCAGTACCGTTACACATAGTTAAGGAGTTCCCGAAGGAGAAGTTGGTGTTCGGTAGCTGTTACCCCTATGTACCTTTTTCTATGCTAGAAGACAAAGAGATCCTGGATAACGGCAGGAAGGTCATAAAGCCGTGAAGGGGTTCTAAGACAGTCTGAACGGTGCCTGGAGTAAGGCCTTTTACATGCCTTTGTGGATTATAATTTCCTCCGTTAAATTAGTATAATTCTGCATATTATAAATAATTACGTATACGTAGGGCCATTCTACATAATAGATTATAAACCCGTCACCTTATGCCTCTTAGACGGTGTCACGTAATAATGGATTTTTCTTGCTCAATAATAACGCTTTTCTGATCAATTCTTCATCAACTCTCTCCTCCTTTATAGCCTTAATAAAATTATTAACCTCCCTCTGGGTCTCTAAGACTATTTCTCCTTCTTCAACTCTAGCCATTTATCTTATTACTTTATACTCTCTAACTCCTACTTTAAATACTTTCCACGTATCCATGTAATGCCTTAAGGGTTTCTCCAACCTTATTCCGAAAGTAACGATACGTTTTGACAGAAACGTTAGGTCAACCGTAAAGGCGGATAGTCCTTAACTAATACCTCCATAATTTAGAGAGTTTCACGGGCCCCTTGTGAATTGAAATTATCTCTATTAAATTAATACAATTCGTGGATAAATAATATAGTAGGCAAAGATTATTTCTATTAAATCTAATTATTAACACATCACTTTACGCCTATACATGTACTATTTATTAATATTGCTAAGTGCATGTTTAATGTTAAAACTCACTATATTTAGACAAATATGAAACCGTAGAGGAGCCGTGGAACACCCCTTGCTATAGTTGTTGTGAGTATATTTCTGTTAAGGAGGAAGTAAGATTTCTACTTAGGAAAAAACTGGCAGTAGAAAGTGGTGTTTTTTGTAAATTAACTGATCGAAATACCTAGCCCTTAAGTCGCCCCGGCTCTAGAGGTCTCACACGTAAAAGCCCTTAGTGTTTGGAACGTGTTTATAAACATACCTTTATATAATGACCTTAAGATGTGGAAACTAATTGTGGTCCTCGCTCTGGCAACACTGGTCCTACTCTCTCCACCGGTGGGTGCCTTACGGTTTAACGAGGTCAATACGATAATGGTAAACACTACTTGTAAAGTTTTTTCTATCTTACGCGCGATACCCTACGACCACGGGGTCGTAGTCGTATACGCGTCCGGGCCCTCTTTCACGGGTGTATCGCTGACACCTAGTTACCCCCTAAACGTTAGTGTGGACTTCGTCAATAGCAATGGGTGCCATGTATTACTCAATTCAACGTTCTCCAACGTCCACCGGGTTTTGACTACCGTAAAAGGGGGAGAACTCTACGTAATGGTGCAATACTTCTATGAGGTCTATCCAGGCGGTCCCTACAAATACTTCACTGTCGTTTACGTATTCCAAGGGCTTAAGTTAGTGAGCGACTACACGGTCACCGGGTACTACTCCGTGAAGACGTATAATAGCCCTTACTATAATTTAACCGTAGTTTGCCACTCTAACGCGGCGAACGGTTCCCTCCGAGAAAACGTCAGTATCACCATAAACGACGTCAAATATACCCTGACAAACGCTGACCTGAAGTACATCGAGGAACTGCCGCAGTGTGTATTGCTAGTATCTGAAGTAGGTAGTATACACGGACTACCTGAACTGGACTTTATGCTGATAAATTACACGGGGAAGGTAGTCTGGAGCAAGGACTACGTCATCAACGGGGTACCGTTCGGGGGCACTGTCTGCTGTCCTTGCCTACCGCTTAGCGCGGTTAACTTCTTCGACACGCCTGAGAGCTATATAGTCACCGTGGGCGGAGAGCTATTTATAGCTAACGAGAGTGCCCCTAGCTCTAACTTCGTAGCTAAAAGGGACTCTACCGTAAATGTCACAGTACTAGCATTAGACCTCTATAACGGGGATATAGTCGGCAGTTTAAGGCTTTTCAATGTCTCCCCATTAGTCTCACTAAACGTGATAGGGGACAGCTTATATGTATCGATGTTAGGGAGTTCGTATTTTACAGTAGAGAAGTATAACGGTAGAGGTTTAGTAGAAGTGGTAAAAGTCCCAATAGAGGTCAAGGCGTCTAAATACGGGCCCTATGTCCTTACGGGGTTATATTACAGCCCTAGTAATTACCTGCTGGTGGTGAACTACGGCACTACTCTGTCAAATATCACCGACATCTATAGCGGAGGTATAACGCAGTACACCGTTAACGGGGGAGTGGTATGGTATCAACCCGGGCCTGACTTACTCCTATTGAACCAAAGTAACTATTATAACTTGTTATTGCTAAATAACAACGGGACGAGCATAGGCTCAATTTACATAGGGCCTATTTCCACGAGGTATATCCCACCCTGGGGCCTACCTCCTGATGCAGGTTACCCACGGCCTAACGTCTTAGCAGTTAGTATTCCGGGGCAGAACTCGACTGATATGTACATAATAAAGGTAGTCCCCCTTCAGGAGAGCAGCGGACAAGGTCAGTCTGCTGGGTTAATAGAGGTCTACCACCTAGCGTTAAGCGGAGGGGTGAGTACTTACGTCCAAGCCTCTGAGTACGAACCGGTCTTAATATTCCTCGTGTTGGTAGCGTTAATAGTAGGGGTAGCGTTAATAGTAGCGAAGAGACGGTAGTGCCGTTTAGTGCCTTACTGCTCTGCTGTAGTGGCCCGGCGGGTATGCGGGTAACATATAGGTCAGTAATCACTCGCTCAGGACAGCAGCTTGCGTGCGCTCTTAGCTCTTAGAAAATGCAACTTTTGTTTTAATATAACTTATTGAATACGGTACTTTCTCGTCGGTTACCGAAACATCCGCTAAACGCCATGAAAGAAGGTTGTTAAACAGTACCGTTTTCTCAATACTGTTCGGGTAACCCGGTGCCTGTTAGAGGTCACGGGTGGGGGGACTCTAATAATGTGGACAACCCCTGTCCGTCCTCAAGAACCTAACAAAATTTTTTATCTCATATGATTTTTACCTAATACCATGAAAATAAAGACGGTCTCACTCGACTTGGGAGATACGCTGATATATAACGAGCCTTGGGGTTATCAAGTGATCTCTGACGCGCTTAAAGACCTCGGCTACAAGGTGTCAGCAAAGGAACTGTTCAGGGCCTCAGCTAAGATAAGGGGTAGTAAAGTCAAACCTAACCCTAACGGTAATAACACGCCGTCTCTGGAGGAGATCTTTAGGGAGCTCGGCCTAAGCCTTTCCGAAGACGAGGTCAGGTTGGTCGAGGAGAGGAAGAAGAACACCGAAAAAGAAGTCTTCATTTATGACGACGTAATAGAGTTTTTAGAGGCGGTAAAGTCGCTAGGCCTGACTACAGTCCTTATAAGCAACGCAGCGATAAACGGGAAGGGAAAAAAGTACTTAGAGGACTTCGGCCTGAAGAAGTACTTCGACAGGACTATCTTCTCTTTTGAGGTGGGTAGGGTAAAACCCGACCCGGAAATATTCAAGTTGGCTATCCCTGAAGGTAGAGATAAGGCGATTCACGTGGGGGACATCTACGAGGTAGACGTGTTGGGAGCGCTTAACGCCGGCCTCAAGGGCGTACTGTTGGACAGGAGGAGGGCCTACGACGACATTGACGGCAGGCTGTTCTCCCTCAGGGACTTGTTGGACTTAATCGAAAGTGAGGAAGCAGTTGTAAAATAAGAAGGGTAAAGCAAGAAGGGGAGGGATTGAAAGGAAGGAAAAAGGACAACAATACCCTCATAACGTGATAAATTTTACCAGAAGACCAGGGAAAAAAACTCTTGGCTACCTCTCAGTTTGATCCGGAGTCACTTCTCTATTTCAACTACCAACTTCTTATAACCGTTAAGTACTTCGTTCTCCACTTTCTCTCTATCTAACACCCGTTTGAGCTTCACCTTTTCGCTTAATTCCTCTAATACTACCCTTGCTTCTAACCTCGCTAACGGTGCACCGAGGCATAAGTGGATCCCGGAGCCGAAACTCAGATGAGGGTTAGGGGACCTATCTGGTATGAACTTGTCCGGCTCCTTAAATACTTCTTCGTCCCTGTTTGCCGACGCGATCCAGACCCTGACCATTTCACCCTCTTCTATCTCATTTCCCCTTAATACCACTCTATTTTTAACTTTCCTTACCGTCCTCATTACGGGTGGGGAGAACCTCAGCGCTTCTTCGACCACTTTTACGGAATTACCCTTTACACTTTCCCATAACCCTAGCGTGGTCAGGTCGTGGATAGCATTACTAATTAAGTTAGTGGTAGTCTCGTTACCGGCTATCATTAAGAGTATAATGTAACCCATTTTCTCCGTCTCAGATAAACCGGAGTTGATTATTGCAGAAGCCAGCTCCGTCTCTGGCTCGCTTTTAACCACTCCCTTAGCGAAGCTTATTAATGACAAGTATTTCCTGCCGATCTTAAATATCTCTTGGGGTTTCCCTAACCTCAGGGCTATTAAGTCTGACCAGTCCTTCACTTTATCAATATCAGCTTTAATACCCAACATCTTCATGATCACTATTATTGGGACGGGTATGGCTATCTTACTTACAACGTCCACCTCCCCGCCCTTTATCCCCTTTATAATCTCGCTTACTACTTCCCTTATATACCCCTCCATTTCGCTGACCTTTGCGGGGTTGAAGAAAGGTGAAGCGATACTCCTGAGCTCGTCATGAAGAGGGGGGTCGGAGGTGAGCATTGTATACCTAGTAGGTAGGTCGAAGAGGGTCTTGCCTTGCCTAAGACTGGACACTTTCTCGTTATATTCAGTGAGGTCGGAGGAGAAGTTTTTGTGGTCGTTAAGTATTCCTTTGCAGTCAGCGTAAGAGAACACGTTCCATACCTTACCGTCATAATAGACGGGTTGCTCTTTTCTCATTTTCTTAAACCAATCGTACATAACATTATTTTCGAGCCAAAGTTTAAAAGATTTTAGATATATCTATTATAAGTACTGAATACGTGGGCCATAGTGTTTTTGGGGATCAAAGAGCCGGTCTACAATGGAAAAGGTTATTTAGAAAATCATCTTAAACTGTGAGTAGACGTGTTTTGTCGGTGTTTTTATCATCAAGGCTCAATCTAACCGTCTGAGGGGTATTCCACACCTATTTTAGCTATTTTTCTCTATATATTATCCCTTCTCTCAGCTCTTATATTTCCAAAATTTTTTAAGATTTATTAATACTATTATTTTTTTTTTCGTAAACAAGTTAATAAGAATTTAAGCGGCCTCAGGGTGGCCTAGGATTGGGAGTTCACCGATACCGGTGATCCTAACAGTCATCCTCTCTGAAGTCCACGTTATAGTTTAACCTAGGTGTTAATCAGACCTACGGTTTATAGACTCTGGGATAGCACGTAAAACTCTTACGTATAATGTGTTTTTACTAATAAAACGTGCGATGTTACATATTTCAAGGTCAGGAGTTTAAGGCTCTTTAATTTCCTGTCCAAAGATTAAGTATAAGCATAGACGTAAATGTAGGGTAATATCCCACGGCAACGATTTTTCAATATATGCTACTAAGAATTAAAGGACTAGCTATGGCGGAAAAGTTATCTAAAAATTATTTCAAACTATACATAAATGTTATCTCAGAAGCTTTTGCACAAGTTGGTTTTTATATCTTAACACCGTTAATTTTATCGGTAGTAAAGGAGGACGGAAAAAATAAGGAGATTATTCTGCTAATTTACCCTCTATATATTTATAGTATTTCTTAATACTAAACCCTAATTTTTCTCCTATCTCGTATTGTCTTTCGGCCCTGACCACAATCTGGTTTTCTCCTATTCTACAGCTTACGTAGTATGAGTCTCCTATGACTTCTGTGGACTCTACTTCACATTCAAAAACTTTATCTTCCAAGCTGACCCATTCCGGTCTGAACCCTATTTCGCCATTAAAGTCAATATTAAATACTTTCGCATCTATGAAATTCATAGGTACATCTCCGATAAATTCGCCTATCCATCTTGTGGCAGGCCTCTCGTATAATTCAGTATAACTCCCTATTTGTTCGAATTTACCTTTGTGTAGGACTCCTATTCTGTCGGCTAAGGTAGCCGCTTCAGCGTGGTTATGGGTTACGAGAATGAATGTCTTCTTATACTCTTTCTGTATAGATTTTAATAGTTTAATAGCCGAGAAACGAGTCCTCGGATCTATATTACTTAACGGCTCATCCATTAAGAACAGACTAGGGTCTCTAACGAGAGCTCTGGCCAGTGCTACCCTTTGTTGCTGTCCTCCAGATATCTTTGTAACCGGTTTTTCTAGTATATCCTTTATTCCTAGCCTCTCGGCGATCTCGGTGACTCTTTTACTGATCTCTTGCTTAGATAATTTACTCATTTTAAGCGGGAAGGCTATGTTCTCGAAGACATTCTTGTTAGGATATAACGCGTAGCTTTGAAAGACCATGGCGATGTTCCTCTTGTTGGGGGGTAGGTCAGTAACGTCTTTACTGTCTATGTATATTTTTCCCGAGTCTGGTTTCTCTATCCCCGCTATCAGTCTGAGGAGAGTCGACTTTCCTTCACCAGAAGGGCCTAAAATAACAAAAAATTCATTATCACGGACTTGTAATGAAAGTTTGTCTATTACTGCTCTCTTGTTATATATCTTTGTTACAGAATCCAATTCTAGTTTAATCATCCCTTTAAGCCACCTCCTAAATATTCTCCCCTTAAATACTTCTGGAGGAGAATCGTGAGGATAATTACGGGTAGAGTTAAGAATAGAGAGAATGACGCAGCTTCTAAGATATTCCCCCTAGTAGTGTATAGATAGATTAAAACGGGAAGGGTAGGCCTTATGGGTGAAATTAGCACTGCGAAAGTGAACTCGTCCCATGATAACATCCAGCTCAACAGAAAAGATGCTATTATACCTTCCCTGGCTAGGGGTAATACTACTTCCGATAGCGACCTAAAGAGGCCTGCCCCGTCCACTCTAGCTTGGAATTCAAGTTCTGGGGGAATAGACTGGAATGTCCCAAGCAAGATAAACGATGTTAAAGGTAGGGCTATAAGCTCTTGTGCTAACGCTAGGCCAAGTGCACTATCAAATAAGCCGAGCTTTATGAAATCGGATGCTATAGGAATCGCTACTACTATGGAAGGCATCATATTGACCGTAAATAGCAGCGTTGTAATCCCATACGCTACTTTCTCTGGTAGCTTACTAAGGCCGTAAGCTGTGGGAATACCTAGAGCTACTGCTATAAGCCCTACTAATGTCGCTGTCTCCAAGCTCTTATAGAGGGCGTGTATTAACTGCGAGTTGGAGAGAGCTTGCTGTAAATTAGAGAGAGTTAGGGCCACGGGGAACTGGTAAGGGTAAAGCCTATCAACTGTGTAGATGGGAGGGACAAATGAGACCAAGAATAAGACGTAGATAGGGTAAATGAGAAATACTATAAAAATGGCTAGAACTATATAAGCTAACTTATTCATCTCCTGCCCCCTCCTCCCAATTTTAATACAATGACTATGAATATAGTTATAAATGCTAACAGTATAGTGGCTGCGGCGTATGAATAGTATTGAGTGATTGTCGTAGAGTAAAACTCATAGGTTAATGTGGTGAGTAACGGAGGACTATAACCCACGAGGATGAGGGGCAGAGCAAATATGTTAAATTCACTTATTCCCCTAATTATCAACGCTATAGCTATGTATTTCTTTAGATTAGGTAAGGTGATCTCAAAGAACCTCCTTACTATACCTGCGCCGTCTACTGCTGCAGCCTCATAAAGCTCTCTCGGTATACTGGAGTACCCAGCTAACATGAGAAGCATAAATACCGGGAAATTCCTCCAACTATCAGCAATTATTATTATTAATAGTTCAAGGGGTGTAGTAGCATACCAATTTATCGTGGGTAAGCCTAAAAATTTTAGGACCCCATTAGCGAACCCACCTGTAGATTGGAAAATAAAGCTGAAGTCAACAGCATTAACAACGGTAGCTATGCCGTAGGGAATTAACGCTAAGATATATAACAGTCTAGCCCCTCTTACCTTCGACACAATAAGAGATGCAATAGCCATCCCTAAAAATAACTGGATAGCTAGTGCTCCTGCGGTCACTACGGCGGTGTTAACTATAGCGCTTGGGAGACCGAAGTAAACCAGTGACTTAAAATTGGATAGCGTAAACGAGTTATTAATAGGTGAGTGAAAGCTTAACCAAACTACTTCTGCTGCAGGATAAAAAGAGAAGACGGTTACATAAATTACTGCAGGAAGGACAAAGGCAAAAAAACTTAGGTTGCCTTTCCCGGTCAATCTAACTAGCACCTCACGCATATAAAGGTCCGAAATCACCTTGTTCATATTGTTGGGCGACTTGAGGCCCGTAGTACTTAGCTAAGTACTGGTACATTTGCGCATTAGCTTGACTCAGTATCTGAGGAATCTGGCTATAAGGAGCATGGTCTACTATGATCTGGTCGAATACGTGATCCATTATGTTGTTCCACTCCGTAATCCATGGAACCGGCGGTCTAAAGAAGGAGTGTTGCAGTGCTGCCTCTTCTTGCTGATATAGGTATGAAATATTAGATGGTAAGTTCTCGTAGGCTTTAGCGTTTACCGCAGGCCAACCTAAGTTTACAATAAATATACGCTGAACCTCGGAAGATAGCAGGAACTTTGCGAACTCTATTAGGTAAGGTAGATCTTTGGAGGGAACGCCCTTAGGAATTGCTAATACATCTCCTCCCACTAGATGGTCGCTGTTAACTGGACCTGCAGGGCCAGGGTAGACACCAAGCGTACTCGAGTTCATCCCAAGTCCTTGTAGTAATGAATATACGTAAGGCCACTGATAGTCCAGTATGTAGTATTCCCCGCTAGCTAAACCTTTATAAGACCCCCAGTAGCCGTGGATGTAAGCTGGAGCAAAGTAGTTGCTCAGGTTGTATAAATATTCAAACATCTGTATGTCCCCTGAGTCATTAAAGACTATAGGATTTCCGCCAAATTGGACAGCCCACTGGAATAATTCTGTGGCTGTACTGGCACCCCCGTGTCCTTGGAACATTACAGGCTTAACACCGGTCTTTTGGTACAGTAATTCTGAAGCTTCCATGAGAGCTGATAGGTTTTGAGGCGGTTGCGTAAATCCTACTTGTTCTAGGGCTTGTTTATTGTAGAAAACTAGCGGAATATTAGCTCTAAGAGGAATAAAGTATATTGCATGCCATACCTTTATCTCGTAGTTGGTCAGTGTTACCATAGACGGGATAAGTGAGGAAGGCATCATCTGTGACGCTATTGGGCTCAGGTTCATCAGATATCCACCGTAAATAAGTTCACCTATGACCATATTGTCTTCACCTATTATTGTAGGCCCAATTTTCCCAGCTTGTTCTAAAGATTCTATGCTCTGCACTATCTGTGATGCGCTCTCGTCAACGTAATTTATTTTTATGTTAGGGTGCTGTTTCTCGAACATTGGTATTACTACAGTCTGCATAACCTTAGCTTCAGACGGGGCTAAGTCGTCAAAATACGTTATGGTGATTGTTGAAGACGTCGTAGTGGTCGGTTTAACTGAAGACATGTAAAAGTATACTCCAAGGGCTACTACTAGTGCAGCTACTACTATTATAGCGATTAATGCTGCACCTGAGATTGCTCTCCTAAGCTTTATATCCTTATTTGAAAATTTCTT belongs to Stygiolobus caldivivus and includes:
- a CDS encoding amidohydrolase family protein, with protein sequence MKVDVHQHLGIRGIRAEEIRDLFDYIVLNPAYKYACMCCVDGFYQQYLWNKGRGYLQLGIYNPKCRVPAEVELGRQYDKGIVGIVLNPINHDFYLREAGRVFQFAEDHDLPLFIYTGKGKGNPADLKGVLEEFKVKVVLLRSGYPDYVKEAKELVKDERVFGEVSSVPLHIVKEFPKEKLVFGSCYPYVPFSMLEDKEILDNGRKVIKP
- a CDS encoding HAD family hydrolase — translated: MKIKTVSLDLGDTLIYNEPWGYQVISDALKDLGYKVSAKELFRASAKIRGSKVKPNPNGNNTPSLEEIFRELGLSLSEDEVRLVEERKKNTEKEVFIYDDVIEFLEAVKSLGLTTVLISNAAINGKGKKYLEDFGLKKYFDRTIFSFEVGRVKPDPEIFKLAIPEGRDKAIHVGDIYEVDVLGALNAGLKGVLLDRRRAYDDIDGRLFSLRDLLDLIESEEAVVK
- a CDS encoding cytochrome P450 — encoded protein: MYDWFKKMRKEQPVYYDGKVWNVFSYADCKGILNDHKNFSSDLTEYNEKVSSLRQGKTLFDLPTRYTMLTSDPPLHDELRSIASPFFNPAKVSEMEGYIREVVSEIIKGIKGGEVDVVSKIAIPVPIIVIMKMLGIKADIDKVKDWSDLIALRLGKPQEIFKIGRKYLSLISFAKGVVKSEPETELASAIINSGLSETEKMGYIILLMIAGNETTTNLISNAIHDLTTLGLWESVKGNSVKVVEEALRFSPPVMRTVRKVKNRVVLRGNEIEEGEMVRVWIASANRDEEVFKEPDKFIPDRSPNPHLSFGSGIHLCLGAPLARLEARVVLEELSEKVKLKRVLDREKVENEVLNGYKKLVVEIEK
- a CDS encoding ABC transporter ATP-binding protein, which encodes MIKLELDSVTKIYNKRAVIDKLSLQVRDNEFFVILGPSGEGKSTLLRLIAGIEKPDSGKIYIDSKDVTDLPPNKRNIAMVFQSYALYPNKNVFENIAFPLKMSKLSKQEISKRVTEIAERLGIKDILEKPVTKISGGQQQRVALARALVRDPSLFLMDEPLSNIDPRTRFSAIKLLKSIQKEYKKTFILVTHNHAEAATLADRIGVLHKGKFEQIGSYTELYERPATRWIGEFIGDVPMNFIDAKVFNIDFNGEIGFRPEWVSLEDKVFECEVESTEVIGDSYYVSCRIGENQIVVRAERQYEIGEKLGFSIKKYYKYIEGKLAE
- a CDS encoding carbohydrate ABC transporter permease, producing MNKLAYIVLAIFIVFLIYPIYVLFLVSFVPPIYTVDRLYPYQFPVALTLSNLQQALSNSQLIHALYKSLETATLVGLIAVALGIPTAYGLSKLPEKVAYGITTLLFTVNMMPSIVVAIPIASDFIKLGLFDSALGLALAQELIALPLTSFILLGTFQSIPPELEFQARVDGAGLFRSLSEVVLPLAREGIIASFLLSWMLSWDEFTFAVLISPIRPTLPVLIYLYTTRGNILEAASFSLFLTLPVIILTILLQKYLRGEYLGGGLKG
- a CDS encoding carbohydrate ABC transporter permease; amino-acid sequence: MTGKGNLSFFAFVLPAVIYVTVFSFYPAAEVVWLSFHSPINNSFTLSNFKSLVYFGLPSAIVNTAVVTAGALAIQLFLGMAIASLIVSKVRGARLLYILALIPYGIATVVNAVDFSFIFQSTGGFANGVLKFLGLPTINWYATTPLELLIIIIADSWRNFPVFMLLMLAGYSSIPRELYEAAAVDGAGIVRRFFEITLPNLKKYIAIALIIRGISEFNIFALPLILVGYSPPLLTTLTYEFYSTTITQYYSYAAATILLAFITIFIVIVLKLGGGGRR
- a CDS encoding ABC transporter substrate-binding protein codes for the protein MAFRDFLNNKKFSNKDIKLRRAISGAALIAIIVVAALVVALGVYFYMSSVKPTTTTSSTITITYFDDLAPSEAKVMQTVVIPMFEKQHPNIKINYVDESASQIVQSIESLEQAGKIGPTIIGEDNMVIGELIYGGYLMNLSPIASQMMPSSLIPSMVTLTNYEIKVWHAIYFIPLRANIPLVFYNKQALEQVGFTQPPQNLSALMEASELLYQKTGVKPVMFQGHGGASTATELFQWAVQFGGNPIVFNDSGDIQMFEYLYNLSNYFAPAYIHGYWGSYKGLASGEYYILDYQWPYVYSLLQGLGMNSSTLGVYPGPAGPVNSDHLVGGDVLAIPKGVPSKDLPYLIEFAKFLLSSEVQRIFIVNLGWPAVNAKAYENLPSNISYLYQQEEAALQHSFFRPPVPWITEWNNIMDHVFDQIIVDHAPYSQIPQILSQANAQMYQYLAKYYGPQVAQQYEQGDFGPLYA